One region of Agrobacterium tumefaciens genomic DNA includes:
- the rpsQ gene encoding 30S ribosomal protein S17, with protein MPKRILQGVVVSDKNEKTVVVRVERRFAHPLLQKTVRRSKKYKAHDENNQYKVGDVVSIEECAPISKDKRWTVVSAQA; from the coding sequence ATGCCGAAACGCATTCTGCAGGGCGTCGTAGTGTCCGACAAGAACGAGAAGACTGTTGTAGTCCGGGTTGAGCGCCGATTTGCTCACCCGCTGCTCCAGAAGACCGTTCGCCGTTCGAAGAAGTACAAGGCACACGACGAAAACAATCAGTATAAGGTCGGCGATGTCGTTTCCATCGAGGAATGCGCACCGATCTCCAAGGACAAGCGCTGGACGGTCGTTTCCGCCCAGGCTTAA
- the rpmC gene encoding 50S ribosomal protein L29, translating to MKADEVRGLSADQLKDKLADLKKEQFNLRFQKATGQLEKSSRINEVRKDIARVKTIARQKAAEAKA from the coding sequence ATGAAAGCCGATGAAGTTCGCGGCCTCAGCGCCGACCAGCTCAAGGACAAGCTCGCCGATCTGAAGAAGGAGCAGTTCAACCTGCGCTTCCAGAAGGCGACTGGCCAGCTGGAGAAGTCCTCGCGCATCAACGAAGTCCGCAAGGACATCGCCCGCGTTAAAACCATTGCCCGCCAGAAGGCGGCAGAAGCCAAGGCCTAA
- the rplP gene encoding 50S ribosomal protein L16, producing the protein MLQPKRTKYRKQFKGRIKGVAKGGFDLAFGEFGLKSQEPNRVNAREIEAARRAITRYMKRAGRVWIRVFPDVPVTAKPTEVRMGKGKGSVEYWACKVKPGRMMFEIDGVSEEIAREALRLGAAKLSVKTRFVQRIAE; encoded by the coding sequence ATGTTGCAGCCAAAGCGTACTAAGTACCGCAAGCAGTTCAAGGGACGCATCAAGGGCGTCGCCAAGGGCGGCTTTGACCTGGCATTCGGTGAATTCGGCTTGAAGTCGCAGGAACCGAACCGCGTGAACGCACGCGAGATCGAAGCGGCCCGCCGCGCGATCACGCGTTACATGAAGCGCGCAGGTCGTGTGTGGATCCGCGTATTCCCTGACGTTCCGGTAACGGCAAAGCCGACCGAAGTTCGTATGGGTAAGGGCAAGGGTTCGGTCGAATACTGGGCATGCAAGGTCAAGCCCGGTCGTATGATGTTCGAGATCGACGGTGTGTCCGAGGAGATCGCCCGCGAGGCGCTTCGTCTCGGCGCTGCCAAGCTCTCGGTCAAGACGCGCTTCGTACAGCGCATCGCAGAGTAA
- the rpsC gene encoding 30S ribosomal protein S3, which produces MGQKINPIGFRLGINRTWDSRWYADTAEYGKLLHEDLKIRAYLIKELKQAGIAKVVIERPHKKCRVTIHSARPGLIIGKKGADIEKLRKKLSEMTNSETHLNIVEVRKPEIDATLVAQSIAQQLERRVAFRRAMKRSVQSAMRLGAEGIKITCGGRLGGAEIARTEWYREGRVPLHTLRADIDYGTAEAETAFGICGIKVWIFKGEILEHDPMASERRGLEGDAQGPASRERGDRPDRRRENA; this is translated from the coding sequence ATGGGTCAGAAAATCAATCCGATCGGCTTCCGCCTCGGCATCAACCGTACCTGGGATAGCCGCTGGTACGCTGACACCGCTGAATACGGCAAGCTGCTGCATGAAGACCTGAAGATCCGGGCTTACCTGATCAAGGAACTCAAGCAGGCCGGTATCGCCAAGGTGGTCATTGAGCGTCCGCACAAGAAGTGCCGCGTTACGATCCATTCGGCTCGTCCGGGTCTCATCATCGGCAAGAAGGGCGCGGACATCGAGAAGCTTCGCAAGAAGCTTTCCGAGATGACCAACTCCGAAACGCACCTCAACATCGTTGAAGTGCGCAAGCCGGAAATCGACGCGACTCTCGTCGCTCAGTCGATCGCCCAGCAGCTCGAGCGCCGCGTGGCTTTCCGCCGTGCGATGAAGCGTTCGGTTCAGTCCGCAATGCGTCTTGGCGCCGAAGGCATCAAGATCACCTGCGGTGGCCGTCTCGGTGGCGCCGAAATCGCTCGTACCGAATGGTACCGCGAAGGACGCGTTCCGTTGCACACGCTGCGTGCGGACATCGACTACGGCACAGCTGAAGCGGAAACCGCGTTCGGCATCTGCGGCATCAAGGTCTGGATCTTCAAGGGCGAAATCCTTGAGCACGATCCGATGGCTTCTGAGCGTCGTGGTCTCGAAGGCGATGCTCAGGGCCCTGCAAGCCGTGAGCGTGGCGATCGTCCCGATCGTCGTCGCGAAAACGCTTGA
- the rplV gene encoding 50S ribosomal protein L22 encodes MAKAKTERRLKDNEAQAIARTLRVSPQKLNLVAALIRGKKVDRALAELEFSRKRIAGTVKKTLESAIANAENNHDLDVDALVVAEAYVGKSITMKRFHARGRGRASRIEKPFSHLTIVVREVEEKGEAA; translated from the coding sequence ATGGCGAAGGCTAAGACCGAACGCCGGCTGAAGGACAATGAGGCTCAGGCCATTGCCCGTACGCTCCGCGTCAGCCCCCAGAAACTGAACCTGGTTGCCGCTCTTATCCGTGGCAAGAAGGTTGATCGCGCTCTCGCCGAGCTCGAATTCTCCCGCAAGCGCATCGCAGGGACCGTCAAGAAGACGCTCGAATCTGCGATTGCCAATGCGGAAAACAACCATGACCTCGACGTCGACGCTCTCGTCGTCGCCGAGGCCTATGTTGGCAAGTCCATCACCATGAAGCGTTTCCACGCTCGTGGCCGTGGTCGTGCATCCCGCATTGAAAAGCCGTTCTCTCACCTCACGATCGTTGTTCGTGAAGTTGAGGAAAAAGGGGAGGCCGCATAA
- the rpsS gene encoding 30S ribosomal protein S19 — MARSVWKGPFVDGYLLTKAEKVRESGRNEVIKIWSRRSTILPQFVGLTFGVYNGSKHVPVSVNEDMVGHKFGEFSPTRTYYGHGADKKAKRK; from the coding sequence GTGGCTCGTTCAGTTTGGAAAGGTCCGTTTGTTGACGGCTATCTTCTCACTAAGGCTGAGAAGGTGCGCGAAAGCGGACGCAATGAAGTAATCAAGATCTGGAGCCGTCGCTCCACGATCCTGCCGCAGTTCGTCGGATTGACGTTTGGCGTCTACAACGGCAGCAAGCATGTGCCCGTCTCTGTCAATGAAGACATGGTCGGACACAAGTTCGGTGAATTCTCTCCGACCCGTACCTATTACGGTCACGGCGCGGACAAGAAGGCAAAGAGGAAGTAA
- the rplB gene encoding 50S ribosomal protein L2, translated as MALKSFNPTTPSQRQLVIVDRASLYKGKPVKALTQGLSSKGGRNNQGRITVRFQGGGHKRTYRLVDFKRRKFDVEGTVERLEYDPNRTAFIALVTYTDGEQAYILAPQRLAAGDKVIASDKAVDVKPGNTMPLQYIPVGSIIHNVEMKPGKGGQIARSAGTYVQLVGRDAGMAILRLNSGEQRLVHGSCLASIGAVSNSDHGNTNDGKAGRSRWRGKRPHVRGVVMNPVDHPHGGGEGRTSGGRHPVTPWGKPTKGKRTRSNKSTDKFIMRSRHQRKK; from the coding sequence ATGGCATTGAAAAGTTTCAATCCGACCACGCCAAGCCAGCGTCAGCTGGTTATCGTGGACCGCGCTTCGCTCTACAAGGGCAAGCCGGTAAAGGCTCTCACCCAGGGCCTCAGCTCCAAGGGTGGCCGCAACAACCAGGGCCGGATCACCGTCCGGTTCCAGGGTGGTGGTCACAAGCGGACCTACCGTCTGGTGGACTTCAAGCGTCGCAAGTTCGACGTTGAAGGCACCGTTGAACGTTTGGAATACGACCCCAACCGCACCGCGTTCATCGCGCTGGTTACGTATACCGACGGCGAACAGGCTTACATTCTCGCGCCACAGCGTCTCGCTGCCGGTGACAAGGTGATCGCCTCCGACAAGGCAGTGGACGTGAAGCCCGGCAACACCATGCCGCTTCAGTACATTCCGGTCGGTTCGATCATCCACAACGTCGAGATGAAGCCAGGTAAAGGCGGTCAGATTGCCCGCTCCGCCGGTACGTACGTCCAGCTCGTCGGCCGCGATGCCGGTATGGCTATCCTGCGTCTCAACTCGGGCGAACAGCGTCTGGTGCACGGCTCCTGCCTCGCATCGATTGGCGCAGTTTCGAACTCCGATCACGGCAACACCAACGACGGCAAGGCCGGTCGTTCGCGTTGGCGTGGCAAGCGTCCGCACGTTCGCGGCGTCGTCATGAACCCGGTCGACCACCCGCACGGTGGTGGTGAAGGTCGCACGTCGGGTGGTCGTCACCCGGTTACTCCGTGGGGTAAACCCACGAAGGGCAAGCGCACCCGTTCGAACAAGTCGACCGACAAGTTCATCATGCGTTCGCGCCATCAGCGCAAGAAGTAA
- a CDS encoding 50S ribosomal protein L23: MTDLRHYDVIVSPSITEKSTLVSEQNQVVFNVAKSASKPEIKAAVEALFGVKVTAVNTLIRKGKTRRFRGFAGKLKDVKKAVVTLAEGQSIDVSTGL; encoded by the coding sequence ATGACGGATCTTCGCCACTACGATGTGATCGTATCTCCTTCGATCACGGAAAAGTCGACGCTGGTATCCGAACAGAACCAGGTCGTATTCAACGTCGCCAAAAGCGCTTCCAAGCCTGAAATCAAGGCTGCCGTGGAAGCTCTCTTCGGCGTCAAAGTCACGGCTGTGAACACGCTTATCCGCAAGGGTAAGACCCGTCGTTTCCGTGGGTTCGCCGGTAAGCTGAAAGACGTCAAGAAAGCCGTCGTTACGCTCGCCGAAGGTCAATCCATCGACGTGTCCACCGGACTCTAA
- the rplD gene encoding 50S ribosomal protein L4 — protein MELNVKTLEGKDAGKVSLSDEIFGLDPRQDILARMVRWQLAKKQQGTHKTKTRAEVSRTGAKMYKQKGTGRARHHSARAPQFRGGGKAHGPVVRSHAHDLPKKVRALALRHALSAKLKAEDLIIVDQLVASEAKTKALLGSFASLGLTNALVIGGAELDGNFKLAAQNIPNVDVLPVQGINVYDILRRGKLVLSKAAVEALEERFK, from the coding sequence ATGGAATTGAACGTCAAGACCCTCGAGGGAAAAGACGCCGGCAAGGTTTCTCTGTCGGACGAGATTTTCGGCCTCGATCCCCGTCAGGATATCCTGGCCCGTATGGTTCGCTGGCAGCTTGCAAAGAAGCAGCAGGGAACGCACAAGACCAAGACCCGTGCGGAAGTTTCCCGTACTGGTGCGAAGATGTACAAGCAGAAGGGTACGGGCCGCGCTCGTCACCATTCGGCTCGCGCACCGCAGTTCCGCGGCGGCGGCAAGGCCCACGGCCCGGTCGTTCGCAGCCACGCACACGACCTTCCCAAGAAGGTTCGCGCGCTTGCTCTGCGTCACGCTCTGTCTGCAAAGCTGAAGGCTGAAGATCTGATCATCGTTGATCAGCTCGTCGCGTCCGAAGCAAAGACCAAGGCTCTGCTGGGCAGCTTCGCTTCGCTTGGCCTGACCAACGCTCTCGTTATCGGTGGCGCAGAACTTGATGGCAACTTCAAGCTCGCAGCTCAGAACATCCCGAATGTGGACGTTCTGCCGGTTCAGGGCATCAATGTTTACGACATCCTGCGTCGTGGTAAGCTCGTGCTTTCCAAGGCTGCTGTAGAGGCTCTGGAGGAGCGGTTCAAATGA